One segment of Aquimarina sp. BL5 DNA contains the following:
- a CDS encoding porin family protein → MKKLILTAVAVFSLAFANAQDGEGFAKGDVFVSGSFGYNSQTVGDSKITSFEIVPRVGYFVSEAISIGARLGYTTSKRDIPFTDEVKTNIFNVGVFGRYYFTPSSKFSIFGEAGLEYLNINSDIGVIESKTDGFGINVGPGVSYFLSDHFALEAFWGALGYSTSKEDGATDSTDLFRIGLNLNDINLGLVYKF, encoded by the coding sequence ATGAAAAAATTAATTTTAACTGCAGTAGCAGTATTTAGCTTAGCTTTTGCTAATGCTCAGGATGGAGAAGGATTCGCTAAAGGGGACGTTTTTGTATCTGGATCTTTTGGATATAACTCACAAACCGTTGGTGATTCTAAAATAACATCCTTTGAAATTGTACCAAGAGTAGGCTACTTTGTTTCTGAAGCTATTTCTATTGGCGCTAGATTAGGTTATACGACCTCAAAAAGGGATATTCCTTTTACGGATGAAGTGAAAACAAATATTTTCAATGTAGGTGTCTTCGGAAGATACTATTTCACGCCTTCTAGTAAATTCTCTATTTTTGGTGAAGCAGGTCTGGAATACCTTAACATAAATTCAGACATCGGGGTAATTGAAAGTAAAACTGATGGATTTGGCATCAATGTAGGACCAGGAGTAAGTTATTTCTTAAGTGATCATTTTGCACTTGAAGCTTTTTGGGGAGCATTAGGATACTCTACTTCAAAAGAGGATGGAGCTACAGACTCTACAGATTTATTTCGTATTGGGTTAAATCTTAATGATATCAATCTTGGATTGGTATATAAATTCTAA
- a CDS encoding porin family protein: MKRNTFILMMILSFVSVNAQKLDDEDPLYARAGFKGGINYSNILGDADGTEGRIRIHLGAVVEYPISSKFFIQGELLYSAQGYKVDVGGQEQKISVNYFSLPIITKTYITERISLETGPQFALVTNVGNDDVADNDPFFDSFNSFDVSWAFGAGYKLESGLFFQLRYNLGLTNINDTSIMDVTNRNSVAQLSIGYLFKTKNNRRIIREQ, encoded by the coding sequence ATGAAAAGAAATACTTTTATACTTATGATGATCCTAAGTTTTGTTTCTGTGAATGCGCAGAAGCTTGATGATGAAGATCCGTTATATGCACGAGCAGGATTTAAAGGTGGTATTAATTATAGTAATATTTTGGGTGATGCCGATGGTACTGAAGGAAGGATAAGAATACATCTTGGAGCAGTTGTAGAATATCCTATTTCAAGTAAGTTTTTTATACAAGGAGAATTACTCTATTCTGCACAAGGTTACAAAGTAGATGTTGGAGGTCAGGAACAGAAAATTAGTGTAAACTATTTTTCGCTACCTATTATCACTAAAACATATATAACAGAACGAATTAGTTTAGAAACAGGACCACAGTTTGCTTTAGTAACTAATGTGGGAAATGATGATGTAGCGGATAATGATCCCTTTTTTGATTCTTTTAATAGTTTTGATGTTAGTTGGGCTTTCGGAGCTGGTTATAAACTGGAAAGTGGCTTGTTTTTTCAGTTACGATATAATTTAGGTTTAACTAATATTAATGATACAAGTATCATGGATGTAACCAATAGGAATTCAGTTGCTCAATTATCAATAGGATATTTGTTTAAGACAAAAAATAATCGAAGAATCATACGAGAACAATAA
- the aroQ gene encoding type II 3-dehydroquinate dehydratase, giving the protein MKLLILNGPNLNLLGKREPGVYGNQSFEDFFSGLQMKFRDVELGYFQSNIEGELITRIQEADGTYDGVILNAGAYTHTSIGIGDAIKAVTVPVVEVHISNTFGREEFRHQSYISPNAKGVILGFGLRSYELAIQSFL; this is encoded by the coding sequence ATGAAACTTTTAATATTAAACGGACCAAACCTTAACCTTTTGGGTAAAAGAGAACCTGGTGTATATGGGAATCAATCTTTTGAAGATTTTTTTTCAGGGTTGCAAATGAAATTCAGAGATGTAGAGTTAGGATATTTTCAATCTAATATCGAAGGCGAGCTAATAACTAGAATTCAGGAAGCTGATGGTACTTATGACGGTGTCATTTTAAATGCAGGTGCTTATACACATACTTCTATCGGTATTGGTGATGCTATCAAAGCAGTTACTGTTCCTGTGGTCGAAGTACATATTTCTAATACATTTGGTAGAGAAGAATTTAGACATCAATCCTATATTTCTCCAAATGCTAAAGGGGTTATTCTTGGTTTCGGTTTACGGAGTTACGAGTTAGCGATTCAAAGTTTTTTATAG
- a CDS encoding diphthine--ammonia ligase — protein MHKTYFNWSSGKDSSLALYYMMQQEEFRISTLLTTVNKDYERVSMHGLRESLLDAQVKSLGFPIHKIKLPADVSMASYNEAMKSSIERLKDQGNTHCVFGDIFLEDLRQYREDQLKSIGIQGIFPLWKRNTKELLLEFIDLGFKAITVCVNAKYLDESFCGRVLNKSFLEDLPENVDPCGENGEFHTFVFDGPIFSEPIAYEIGEKVLRGYTPSDDDDNCFTDEENKGWDTSFWYCDLTPS, from the coding sequence ATGCATAAAACCTATTTTAATTGGAGTAGTGGTAAGGATTCTTCGTTGGCCTTGTATTATATGATGCAACAAGAAGAATTTAGGATTTCTACCTTATTGACTACTGTTAATAAAGATTACGAGCGTGTTTCTATGCATGGGTTACGAGAATCTTTGTTAGATGCTCAAGTAAAAAGCTTAGGTTTTCCTATACATAAAATTAAACTTCCAGCCGATGTTTCTATGGCTTCATACAATGAAGCAATGAAGAGTAGTATAGAGCGCTTAAAAGATCAGGGAAATACGCACTGTGTATTTGGAGATATTTTTTTAGAAGATCTTAGACAATATCGAGAAGACCAGTTAAAAAGTATTGGTATTCAAGGTATATTTCCACTCTGGAAACGAAATACTAAAGAATTGTTGTTAGAATTTATTGACCTAGGATTTAAAGCGATTACAGTATGTGTAAATGCGAAATATCTTGATGAATCATTCTGTGGTAGAGTTTTGAATAAATCGTTTTTAGAAGATTTACCTGAAAATGTTGATCCCTGTGGCGAGAATGGTGAATTCCATACGTTTGTATTTGATGGTCCGATTTTTAGCGAACCCATCGCTTATGAAATAGGAGAGAAGGTACTCCGAGGTTATACACCTTCTGATGATGATGACAATTGTTTTACGGATGAAGAGAATAAAGGTTGGGATACTTCATTTTGGTACTGTGATTTGACTCCGAGTTGA
- the lpdA gene encoding dihydrolipoyl dehydrogenase, protein MSAYDIIVLGSGPGGYVTAIRASQLGFKTAIIEKESLGGVCLNWGCIPTKALLKSAQVFDYLKHASDYGLTVEKFDKDFDAVVKRSRGVAEGMSKGVQFLMKKNKIDVIEGFGKLKSGSKVTVTDKDGNSSDYDAKHIIVATGARSRELPNLPQDGKKVIGYRKAMTLDSQPKKMIVVGSGAIGVEFAHFYNAMGTEVTIVEFLPNLVPLEDEEVSKQFERSFKKAGIKVMTNSSVESVDTSGDGVKATVKTKKGEEILEADIVLSAVGIKTNIENIGLEELGIATDRDKIVVNDWYQTNIPGVYAIGDVVSGPALAHVASAEGITCVEKIAGMHVEAIDYGNIPGCTYASPEIASVGMTEKQAKEAGYELKVGKFPFSASGKASAAGTKDGFVKVIFDAKYGEWLGCHMIGAGVTDMIAEAVLGRKLETTGHEVLKTIHPHPTMSEAVMEAVADAYDEVIHL, encoded by the coding sequence ATGAGCGCATATGATATTATCGTATTAGGAAGTGGACCTGGTGGTTATGTTACTGCTATTAGAGCTTCTCAATTAGGGTTTAAAACTGCTATTATTGAAAAAGAAAGCCTTGGAGGGGTATGTTTAAATTGGGGATGTATACCTACAAAAGCACTGTTAAAAAGTGCACAGGTATTTGACTACCTTAAACATGCGTCTGATTATGGCCTAACTGTGGAAAAATTTGACAAAGATTTTGATGCAGTAGTAAAACGTAGTCGTGGCGTTGCAGAAGGAATGAGCAAAGGTGTTCAATTCTTAATGAAAAAAAATAAAATTGATGTAATCGAAGGTTTTGGTAAATTAAAATCCGGTAGCAAAGTAACTGTTACTGATAAAGACGGAAACTCTTCAGATTATGACGCAAAGCATATCATTGTTGCTACAGGAGCAAGATCAAGAGAATTACCAAACTTACCACAAGATGGTAAAAAAGTAATTGGGTATAGAAAAGCCATGACTTTAGATTCTCAACCTAAGAAAATGATCGTAGTAGGTTCTGGAGCAATCGGTGTAGAATTTGCGCATTTTTATAATGCAATGGGAACAGAAGTTACCATAGTAGAATTCCTTCCTAATCTAGTACCGCTAGAAGATGAAGAAGTTTCTAAGCAATTTGAAAGAAGTTTCAAAAAAGCCGGAATTAAAGTGATGACCAATTCTTCTGTAGAAAGTGTAGACACGAGCGGTGATGGCGTAAAAGCAACGGTGAAAACTAAAAAAGGAGAGGAAATTCTTGAGGCTGACATCGTATTATCTGCTGTAGGAATCAAAACGAATATAGAAAACATTGGATTAGAAGAATTAGGAATTGCTACTGATCGAGATAAGATTGTGGTAAATGACTGGTATCAAACTAATATTCCTGGAGTTTATGCTATAGGAGATGTTGTATCTGGTCCGGCACTAGCACACGTTGCTTCTGCAGAAGGTATTACTTGTGTAGAAAAAATAGCTGGTATGCACGTAGAAGCAATCGATTATGGTAATATCCCTGGATGTACATACGCTTCTCCGGAAATTGCAAGTGTAGGAATGACAGAAAAGCAAGCCAAAGAAGCTGGATATGAGCTTAAAGTTGGTAAATTCCCATTTTCTGCTTCTGGTAAAGCAAGTGCAGCGGGAACTAAAGATGGTTTTGTAAAAGTAATTTTTGATGCTAAATATGGTGAATGGTTAGGTTGCCATATGATTGGAGCTGGTGTTACCGATATGATCGCAGAAGCTGTATTAGGAAGAAAATTAGAAACCACAGGGCACGAAGTACTTAAAACCATACATCCACACCCAACAATGAGTGAGGCTGTAATGGAAGCAGTGGCAGATGCTTATGACGAAGTGATTCACTTATAA
- a CDS encoding collagen-like protein, giving the protein MKKIFTLLFLSTILFTACEGDQGPPGFDGLPGPQGPAGDVASVFEIDNVDFVSTNGTTASIGVTIPNQIEVFESDVALVFVVDPIATAANNGVEVWEPLPRTFLFTDGGFAQFRYNFIFDDPSGIFDLEIILESDNFTTLDNSFTQNQIFRIVIVPGIFAQNKNVDFNNMENILSSLKLNANDIVKFSLD; this is encoded by the coding sequence ATGAAAAAGATTTTCACACTTTTATTTTTATCAACAATATTATTTACCGCATGTGAAGGGGATCAAGGCCCTCCAGGATTTGATGGTTTGCCAGGACCTCAAGGACCAGCTGGAGATGTTGCCAGTGTTTTTGAAATAGACAATGTAGATTTTGTTTCTACGAACGGTACAACGGCATCAATAGGAGTAACTATTCCCAATCAGATTGAAGTATTTGAATCTGATGTAGCATTGGTGTTTGTAGTAGATCCAATTGCAACAGCAGCTAATAATGGAGTTGAAGTATGGGAACCGCTTCCAAGAACATTTTTATTTACTGATGGAGGTTTTGCTCAATTCAGATATAACTTTATTTTTGATGACCCAAGCGGTATATTTGATCTAGAAATCATTTTAGAATCAGATAATTTCACAACATTAGATAACTCTTTTACACAAAATCAAATCTTCAGAATAGTAATTGTGCCGGGCATTTTTGCACAAAACAAAAATGTAGATTTTAATAACATGGAAAATATTTTATCTTCCCTAAAATTAAATGCAAATGACATCGTTAAATTTTCATTAGATTAA
- the msrB gene encoding peptide-methionine (R)-S-oxide reductase MsrB encodes MSKYPFDKTEDEWRKELSEEQYRVLRQKGTERPFTGAYNIHSEDGTYKCMGCHVPLFESTSKFDSGCGWPSFDQSIEGSVEYIKDTTHGMIRTEILCANCGSHLGHIFDDGPTETGQRYCVNSVSIDFDKS; translated from the coding sequence ATGAGTAAATACCCTTTTGACAAGACAGAAGACGAATGGAGAAAAGAACTCTCTGAAGAACAATATAGAGTATTGAGACAAAAAGGAACTGAACGTCCTTTTACTGGAGCATATAATATTCACTCAGAAGATGGGACCTATAAATGTATGGGATGTCATGTTCCATTGTTCGAAAGTACGTCAAAATTTGATTCTGGATGTGGTTGGCCTAGTTTTGATCAATCTATCGAAGGAAGCGTGGAATATATAAAAGACACAACTCATGGCATGATAAGAACAGAAATCTTATGTGCTAACTGTGGTAGTCACTTGGGGCATATTTTTGATGATGGACCTACAGAAACAGGACAGCGCTATTGTGTGAATTCTGTAAGTATTGATTTTGATAAATCATAA
- the msrB gene encoding peptide-methionine (R)-S-oxide reductase MsrB produces MKKILILFIGILTISCTGNAQKETKKEKKEYAVSKTNKEWKEILTNDQYYILRQAGTERPFSSPLNKVYASGTFHCAGCNTPLYESEHKFDSGTGWPSFDRAVKGNVSVDTDYKLGYARTELVCGTCGGHLGHVFNDGPRETTGKRHCINGDALIFEPKQTK; encoded by the coding sequence ATGAAAAAGATTCTAATACTATTCATCGGTATTTTAACAATAAGTTGTACTGGTAATGCACAAAAAGAAACCAAAAAAGAAAAGAAAGAATATGCAGTTTCTAAAACGAATAAAGAATGGAAAGAAATTCTAACAAACGATCAGTACTACATCTTAAGGCAAGCTGGCACAGAAAGACCTTTCTCTAGTCCTCTAAATAAAGTGTATGCATCAGGAACCTTTCATTGTGCAGGATGTAACACACCGTTATATGAGAGTGAACATAAATTTGATAGCGGTACAGGTTGGCCTAGTTTTGATAGAGCTGTAAAAGGGAATGTATCTGTTGATACTGATTATAAATTAGGTTATGCCAGAACTGAGCTAGTATGTGGAACTTGTGGTGGACATTTAGGACATGTTTTTAATGATGGACCAAGAGAAACCACTGGAAAAAGACATTGTATTAATGGAGATGCTTTAATTTTTGAACCAAAACAAACCAAGTAA
- a CDS encoding alpha/beta hydrolase, which translates to MTKIDKNLIPVQALLIPKPILYTGKVLNSISPFLASRFAARLFLTPFKYKRPEREKVMAIESHKEKVNIKNINRDVIVYNYGNSNKKILLVHGWSGSGTQLSKIADQLLQKGFSTVSFDAPAHGEAPGKRSNMLHFIETIQQLEKTHGPFYSAIGHSLGGMSLLRATKLGLMIEKLVIIGTANSITKITKEFAKNLQLSQKTGILMKRYLDTRYGEDLDNYSGGVSAEAVKIPTLVVHDKNDVDVHYAEALEIKEKLTEGKLLLTEKLGHRKILGDQEAIHKIIDFITE; encoded by the coding sequence ATGACTAAGATTGATAAAAATCTAATACCAGTCCAAGCACTACTTATTCCTAAACCAATTTTATATACTGGAAAAGTATTGAACTCGATTTCTCCTTTTTTAGCTTCTAGATTTGCTGCGCGTTTATTCTTAACTCCGTTTAAGTATAAAAGACCTGAACGAGAAAAGGTTATGGCGATAGAAAGTCATAAAGAAAAAGTAAATATCAAAAATATAAATAGAGATGTAATTGTTTACAATTATGGAAACTCAAACAAAAAAATTTTACTAGTACATGGTTGGTCTGGTAGCGGTACTCAGCTTTCTAAGATTGCAGATCAATTATTGCAAAAGGGTTTTAGTACGGTAAGTTTTGACGCTCCTGCACATGGCGAAGCTCCTGGAAAGAGAAGTAACATGCTACACTTCATTGAAACCATACAGCAGTTAGAAAAAACGCATGGACCATTCTATAGTGCTATAGGACATTCATTAGGAGGAATGTCTTTATTAAGAGCAACCAAATTAGGTTTAATGATTGAAAAACTAGTAATAATAGGCACTGCAAATAGTATCACTAAAATAACCAAAGAATTTGCTAAAAATCTACAGTTAAGTCAAAAAACAGGTATCTTAATGAAACGATACCTCGACACACGTTATGGAGAAGATCTTGACAATTATTCTGGTGGTGTCTCTGCAGAAGCTGTAAAAATACCGACATTAGTTGTTCACGATAAAAATGATGTAGACGTACATTATGCGGAGGCTTTGGAGATTAAGGAAAAGTTAACCGAAGGAAAATTACTGTTAACTGAGAAATTGGGTCATAGAAAGATTCTTGGAGATCAGGAAGCTATTCATAAAATAATTGACTTTATTACAGAATAA
- a CDS encoding DEAD/DEAH box helicase, giving the protein MRVEPTEIQKKEQKVLYSYQARDIDKIFGRLQEFPKSYNLLYQLPTGGGKTVIFSEIVRRYIETTKKKVVVLTHRIELCDQTSKMLTEFNVKNKIINSNVKKLEDQHEYMCFVAMVETLNNRLNDDQLEIDNVGMVIIDEAHYNSFRKLFRFFDTCFILGVTATPLSSNMKLPMKDNYRELIVGDTITSLIGNGFLAKPITYTYDVGLGSLKIGMNGDYTVKSSEDLYTNALMQDKLLKAYEERAKGQKTLIFNNGINTSIQVYDVFYRAGYPIRHLDNTNSRQERVDILKWFKHTDDAILTSVSILTTGFDEPTVETVILNRATKSLTLYFQMIGRGSRILPKKPEFSIIDMGNNTARFGLWNGEIDWQSIFRSPDFYYESLVSDDEIERKFKYVMPEEVRKQFSNSTEIDFDIEIEYANTKKYGLRSKSVLEKSIEQHAKMCVENSEDVFDARILSKLLDQDIEYRVRRYSYCISKSTKNYRDWLQEDYGRKLRSKINQMFL; this is encoded by the coding sequence ATGCGGGTGGAACCCACTGAAATACAAAAAAAGGAACAGAAAGTACTTTATAGTTATCAAGCCAGAGATATTGATAAGATCTTTGGGCGTTTGCAAGAGTTTCCAAAAAGTTATAATTTACTTTATCAATTACCTACTGGTGGAGGTAAAACAGTTATATTTTCAGAAATTGTAAGGAGGTATATAGAAACTACAAAGAAGAAAGTCGTAGTCCTAACACATCGTATCGAACTCTGCGATCAAACTTCTAAAATGCTTACTGAGTTTAATGTGAAAAATAAGATCATTAATAGTAATGTAAAAAAGCTTGAAGATCAGCATGAGTATATGTGTTTTGTGGCTATGGTAGAGACACTCAATAATAGACTAAATGATGATCAATTAGAGATTGATAATGTGGGAATGGTTATTATTGATGAGGCACATTATAACTCTTTCAGAAAACTATTTCGTTTTTTTGACACTTGCTTTATTTTGGGTGTTACAGCTACACCTCTTAGTTCTAATATGAAACTTCCAATGAAAGATAATTATCGGGAGTTGATTGTGGGAGATACTATTACATCTCTTATAGGAAATGGGTTTTTAGCTAAACCGATCACGTATACATATGATGTTGGTCTAGGCTCTCTTAAGATCGGGATGAATGGGGATTATACCGTGAAATCTTCCGAAGATCTGTATACAAACGCTTTGATGCAGGATAAGTTACTAAAAGCGTATGAAGAAAGAGCAAAAGGACAAAAGACGTTAATTTTTAATAACGGTATTAATACTTCTATTCAAGTTTATGATGTTTTTTATAGAGCAGGATATCCGATAAGACACTTGGATAATACCAATAGTAGACAAGAAAGAGTGGATATACTAAAATGGTTTAAGCATACAGATGATGCAATTCTTACTTCAGTGAGTATCTTGACTACTGGATTTGATGAACCTACAGTAGAAACCGTAATTCTTAATCGAGCTACAAAATCTTTAACCCTCTATTTTCAGATGATTGGTAGGGGATCCAGAATACTTCCTAAAAAACCAGAGTTTTCTATTATTGATATGGGAAATAATACAGCCCGTTTTGGACTTTGGAATGGAGAAATTGATTGGCAGTCTATTTTTAGGTCGCCTGATTTTTATTATGAGAGCTTAGTTAGTGATGATGAGATAGAGCGTAAATTTAAATACGTAATGCCGGAAGAAGTCCGAAAGCAATTTAGTAATTCTACTGAAATAGATTTTGATATCGAAATCGAATACGCCAATACCAAAAAATATGGTTTACGTAGTAAAAGCGTTTTAGAAAAATCTATAGAACAACATGCCAAGATGTGTGTAGAAAATAGTGAAGACGTTTTCGATGCACGAATTCTTAGTAAACTATTAGATCAAGATATCGAATATAGAGTTCGTCGATATTCTTACTGTATCAGCAAAAGCACAAAAAATTATAGAGATTGGTTACAAGAAGATTACGGTCGAAAATTACGTTCCAAAATCAATCAAATGTTCTTATAA
- a CDS encoding aspartate/glutamate racemase family protein translates to MVSVDFAEIENLQKKDDWDGLTKYMIKSAKQLENAGADLIILCTNTMHLCSDEIIKNVTILFLHIADATGKKIQSKGLQKLALIGTKFTMEKDFYRTTLKKYGIDVIIPDVDDREIIHKVIYKELVLGNIENNSREVYKRIIKDLENKGAEGVILGCTEIPLLIEQDDVDIPIFNTTKIHAESAVKIALNN, encoded by the coding sequence ATGGTTTCTGTTGATTTTGCAGAAATTGAAAATTTACAAAAAAAAGATGATTGGGATGGTTTGACTAAATACATGATCAAATCAGCAAAACAATTAGAAAATGCTGGAGCAGATTTAATAATTCTTTGCACAAATACCATGCACTTATGTAGCGATGAAATAATTAAAAACGTAACGATTCTCTTTCTACATATTGCCGATGCTACAGGAAAAAAAATTCAATCCAAAGGATTGCAAAAACTTGCACTTATAGGTACTAAGTTTACCATGGAAAAAGATTTCTATAGAACAACTCTTAAAAAATACGGTATTGATGTTATAATTCCAGATGTTGATGATAGAGAGATCATACATAAGGTTATATATAAGGAATTAGTTCTTGGGAATATTGAAAATAATTCAAGAGAAGTATATAAACGTATCATAAAAGATCTAGAAAACAAAGGAGCTGAAGGTGTCATTCTTGGTTGCACCGAAATACCCTTGTTAATAGAACAAGACGACGTAGATATTCCAATATTCAATACTACAAAGATTCATGCAGAAAGTGCTGTGAAAATTGCTTTAAACAACTAA
- a CDS encoding PhzF family phenazine biosynthesis protein produces the protein MKIPIYQIDAFTQKLFGGNPAAICHLPHWLDDETLLNIAIENNLAETGYFVKKDDIYEIRWFMPYAEIDLCGHATLASAYVIFNYIDTTINEVTFSSKSGILKAKKEDNGSITLDFPSRPPKPVDIPKEVFEAFQAKPLKAFAGRDLIITVGSEEEVLAEEPKLELLKGLPYLCTIITTEGENSDFVSRVFDANPEIPLEDPVTGSAHAALVPFWAEKLGKTALKAHQLSKRGGELDCKLVGNRVFLSGYSVPYLIGEIEI, from the coding sequence ATGAAAATTCCAATATACCAGATCGATGCATTTACGCAAAAACTCTTTGGAGGTAATCCAGCTGCTATCTGCCATTTACCTCATTGGTTGGATGATGAGACTTTATTAAACATTGCCATCGAAAATAATCTTGCTGAGACAGGCTATTTTGTAAAAAAAGATGACATCTATGAGATTAGATGGTTTATGCCCTATGCAGAAATTGATTTATGTGGTCACGCAACCTTAGCTTCTGCTTATGTAATTTTTAATTATATAGACACTACAATTAATGAAGTAACATTTTCTTCTAAAAGTGGTATCCTAAAAGCTAAAAAAGAAGATAACGGATCTATTACATTAGATTTCCCTTCTCGACCTCCTAAACCTGTTGATATTCCTAAAGAAGTATTTGAAGCTTTCCAAGCTAAACCGTTAAAAGCTTTTGCTGGAAGAGATCTTATTATAACTGTTGGCTCTGAAGAAGAAGTATTAGCAGAAGAACCAAAGTTAGAACTTCTGAAAGGACTCCCCTATTTATGTACCATAATTACTACTGAAGGTGAAAATTCGGATTTTGTATCCAGAGTATTCGATGCTAATCCTGAAATTCCTCTAGAAGATCCCGTTACGGGCTCCGCTCATGCTGCTTTAGTTCCATTTTGGGCAGAAAAACTTGGTAAAACAGCACTTAAAGCACATCAATTATCCAAGCGGGGTGGCGAACTTGATTGCAAATTAGTGGGAAACCGTGTTTTTCTTAGTGGATATTCAGTTCCATATTTAATTGGGGAAATAGAAATATAA
- a CDS encoding short chain dehydrogenase — MKILIIGATGTIGKEIYNYLKKTNEVYGAHRNSSSYPIDITDKNSIKLLFKKLPKLDAVINAAGTASWKSLSDLEEEDYYMGIKSKLMGQVNLVHIAKDYLKENGSITLTTGILAEHYEPNAVALSLVNGAIHSFVNAASQELTRGIRLNTVAPGAIAGDFPKDQKFAGYLPVEIQDVVKIYEYILTNKNTGQILKIY; from the coding sequence ATGAAGATTTTAATTATAGGAGCAACCGGAACCATAGGAAAAGAAATTTACAATTATCTTAAAAAAACCAACGAAGTATACGGCGCACATAGAAACAGTAGCTCCTATCCTATTGACATTACAGACAAAAACTCTATAAAATTACTTTTTAAGAAATTGCCCAAACTAGATGCTGTCATTAATGCTGCTGGTACCGCTTCATGGAAATCACTTTCTGATCTCGAGGAAGAAGATTATTACATGGGAATTAAAAGCAAATTAATGGGACAGGTAAATCTTGTTCACATAGCTAAAGATTATCTTAAAGAAAATGGTTCTATTACATTAACCACAGGTATTCTTGCTGAACATTATGAACCAAATGCTGTAGCACTTTCTTTGGTTAACGGTGCCATTCATAGTTTTGTTAATGCAGCTTCCCAGGAACTAACTCGTGGTATTCGACTTAATACTGTAGCTCCTGGAGCAATAGCCGGTGATTTCCCTAAAGATCAGAAATTTGCGGGATATTTACCTGTAGAAATTCAAGATGTTGTAAAAATATATGAGTATATACTAACTAATAAAAATACAGGTCAAATTCTAAAAATTTATTAA
- a CDS encoding helix-turn-helix transcriptional regulator: MNKEKVLVIKKALANSTRLDILQWLKDPDSNFPPHVELGHFDFGVCGQLIQDKSGLSQPTISHYLATMHKAGLLIPTRHGKWTYFKRNEQMIQEYITEMKDNL, translated from the coding sequence GTGAATAAGGAAAAAGTATTAGTAATAAAAAAGGCTTTGGCAAATTCCACTAGGTTAGATATACTGCAGTGGTTAAAAGATCCGGATTCTAATTTTCCACCACATGTAGAATTAGGACACTTTGATTTTGGAGTTTGTGGCCAATTAATTCAAGATAAGTCTGGCTTATCACAACCTACTATTTCTCATTATTTAGCTACGATGCATAAAGCTGGTTTGCTTATACCAACCAGACATGGGAAATGGACTTATTTTAAAAGGAATGAACAGATGATTCAGGAATATATTACTGAAATGAAAGATAATCTATAA